The Aminipila terrae nucleotide sequence TTCTGTTGCATTGCCGAAAGTTGCATTCAGAAATCCACCAATCCGATTACCCGCAAAATGAGATATAGCTTCTGTTGATTCTCCCATGATGCCTGCAAGAGGTATAATTGCCAATGCAGAGAACACAAAAACCAACGGTTGTGAAAAATGTAGAAATTCTGTTATCAGACTAACAGGAATAAATATGAGCAGATATCTTAATACTCTCAAATGAACCCTCCATTTTATAATTATGTTTATTTTTCTATCTTTTAATAATAAAATCCAGCAGGTTAATTATAATCAAAGATTATGACTAAAACAAGCTTTTTAACTGAATATGCTTTATCTTTCCGTATATAAAATGACTCATGATGACAACCAGCAATCCTATAACCATAGCAGCATAATCAGGCATTCTGTTGGATCCAATAATCAAAATACTCCAGCCAAACAGGATCCATTGAATCACATATATTCCCGTTACATTACTGCTCCAGAAAAAAATGATGTTTAAAAATCTGTCAAATCCTTTTCGGCTCATTTTTTTTACTATATAATCACACATGGATAACCAGAAAAATAGAAAACTGATTATCAGAATATGTACACTGAACCCACTTCTGTAATAATCTCCAATAGGAAAATTTCCTATTGTTATGCACCCAATCAGTGCCAGAAATCCTCCTACTATTATAAATCCTTTTTTTACCTTCCTTTCCATTGTGGGAGTATAAAAATATTTGCTTAAATACATCCCTAATAAAAAATATATACACCATGGAAACAATGGAAAGTCTACAATTTCACTTTTTCCCCATAGTGGCATAAATAGAATCACGCTGTCGTTGATGCCCCATAAATATGGGGATAATAGTAATATGCCCAGAACCAGTACAGGTATTAAGTATTTATTGTCTCCATACTTTTTTAATGCAGAAAAAAAGATAAGGGACAAACCGGCTAATTGAAAAATATCCACTGTAAAGAAAAGATAGATTGCATAATTCATTATTCCATGAGGTTCTCCCGAAATTACTCCAAATAATCCTGGAGAAATCATTTTCCCCCACCCTGCTATGACAAGTGGGATTGTGAATCGAATCAGGTTTAGCCCATAACCCAGAAGAAATAGTTTCACCCCGCGCATCATGTTTTCTTTTAATGATTTATTTGATTTTACCAGAAAGACTCCCATGAAAAAGATAAACACTGGTGCAGCCGGTGCTGTCCCCAATGCAATAAAAATATTGCCAATTATGGTATGACCTTCTCCCCCACTGCTTTCATGCATAATCATTGCATGCTGCATAATCATAAAAAAAACGGCTATGCCTCTGGCTAAATCCAAATATCGGATTCTTCCGTTATTTAATATGGCGCTCGGATTATTTCCCATACTTTCTTATTACTCCATCCTGTTCACTATAAATTTTTTAACAGTATAAACTGTATAGTAACTTGACAGTCAATATATTTTTTTATAAACTTGCCTTAGGCAAAACTATTATTTTATGATGAAAGGTGCATTATGACAAATATAATCAGCTCAGATAATTATTTATCCATAAGTGCTTTTTCCGATTTATCTGGAATAAGCAGGCAAAACCTGATTTATTACGACACCGTTGATGTTCTGAAACCCTTCATAGTTAAGGACAATGGATATCGATACTATTCTTACGAACAATTAGAAGAAGTCAGTATTATTCTGACTTTAAAAGATCTGGACTTTTCCTTAAAAGAAATTAAAACCTATCTAAAGAATATATCTCCTGAAAATCTTCTGCAATTAATCAATAAACAAAAGCAAAAAATATCAGAAGAACTTAATCGTTTAAATCAAATGGATTTTATCATTGAGCAGAGGTCTACCCATGCTGCTATATCAGTTTCTATTGACTGCAGCAAACCAGTTTTGGAGGAATGTGAGGAAGAATTGCTGTTTATGGGCCCTGTTCAGGAATTTGACAATAACAGCATTGAAAAAGATTTTGACTCTTTTCTTGCTTTTTCAAAAAAGAATAAGTTAATATACGGTTATCCGTTAGGTATCTGGGCCTGTTATAAAGACATTATCGCAGGCCAGAATGGTAAATACGGTTATTTCTACAAGATCAGTCCCACCATAAAAGCAGTTAAAACAATTAAACCTGCCGGTTTGTATGTAATTGGGTATGATAACAGTTATTTAGCAGGAGAGCTGGAAATATTCAAACCAATGGATCAGTTTATAAGAGACCATAACCTGTCTCCCTGCGGAAATGTCTATATAGAAAATATTGCAGATGAAATTAACACCAGTAATCCCTGTCAGTATTTATCAAAAATTTCTGTCCAGGTAGAATGCTAAACAACTAGACCCTGTTCTTATATGTAGGGGTGCGCAGCATACCACATTTATCATCTGGGAGGTATTGAAAGTTATACTTATGATATAATAAATCAGCAGGATGATTAGCAATCAGACAGATGTAACTGTCTTCAAAAGTATTTTCTTCAAAATACCTGTCAATTTCTTTCATGATGAGACTTGCATACCCTTTTCGCTGATAGTCTGCATCTACCATAATGTCGCTGACTACATAAGTGATTCCACCATCTCCTACAACCCTTCCGAAGCCAATTAACTTTTCTCCGTCATAGATAGATACAGTAAGAAGAGAGTTTTCTATAGCGGTCTGGCTTCTGTCCAGATCCTTATTTCCCATTCCTGAACGGAGTCTCAGACTGACGTAGTCCTCTGCAGATGGCTTGTCAAATATTATTTCCATTTTTTTCACCTCACTTTTAGTATTTTCATATTTAATTCTACCATTAAGCTATTGAACCGTAAATGCTGTAAAACAGCAATAATAATTAAAAATAAAAGATTTTTATCTGATATAATAGTCTGTGAATTTTAACCAAAAGTATTAAATCAGAAAGGAGATGCCATGAAAAATCTTGAGGCAGTTACAGCTGCAATCCAATATATTGAAAATAATCTGGCCATTGAAAAAATGAATCTGGATATGATTTCCACTGCCTTACATTATTCTAAATATCATCTGCACCGCATCTTCACCAATACAGTAGGGCTGTCCATTCACGATTATGTGCAGCGCAGACAGTTGACAGAAGCTGCCCGGCTGCTGGTTTTTACAAATAGACCAATTCTGGATATCGCTGTTATATCGGGCTATGACAGCCAGCAGGCATTTAGCAATGCATTTAAGGATATGTATAAAATGTCTCCTCTTCAATTCAGAAAAAATAATACCTTTTATCCCCTTCAACTAGAGTACAGTTTTAATATCCAAGGTGAAGCTTGTATTCTTCAGGGAAAAAATAATAACAGAGAAATCCGGATTGTGAATGAAACAGATATCTCCATATGGTTAAATCTGGTTCATCTGGCTATTGACGGTTTT carries:
- a CDS encoding acyltransferase family protein → MGNNPSAILNNGRIRYLDLARGIAVFFMIMQHAMIMHESSGGEGHTIIGNIFIALGTAPAAPVFIFFMGVFLVKSNKSLKENMMRGVKLFLLGYGLNLIRFTIPLVIAGWGKMISPGLFGVISGEPHGIMNYAIYLFFTVDIFQLAGLSLIFFSALKKYGDNKYLIPVLVLGILLLSPYLWGINDSVILFMPLWGKSEIVDFPLFPWCIYFLLGMYLSKYFYTPTMERKVKKGFIIVGGFLALIGCITIGNFPIGDYYRSGFSVHILIISFLFFWLSMCDYIVKKMSRKGFDRFLNIIFFWSSNVTGIYVIQWILFGWSILIIGSNRMPDYAAMVIGLLVVIMSHFIYGKIKHIQLKSLF
- a CDS encoding MerR family transcriptional regulator, with the translated sequence MTNIISSDNYLSISAFSDLSGISRQNLIYYDTVDVLKPFIVKDNGYRYYSYEQLEEVSIILTLKDLDFSLKEIKTYLKNISPENLLQLINKQKQKISEELNRLNQMDFIIEQRSTHAAISVSIDCSKPVLEECEEELLFMGPVQEFDNNSIEKDFDSFLAFSKKNKLIYGYPLGIWACYKDIIAGQNGKYGYFYKISPTIKAVKTIKPAGLYVIGYDNSYLAGELEIFKPMDQFIRDHNLSPCGNVYIENIADEINTSNPCQYLSKISVQVEC
- a CDS encoding GNAT family N-acetyltransferase, which codes for MEIIFDKPSAEDYVSLRLRSGMGNKDLDRSQTAIENSLLTVSIYDGEKLIGFGRVVGDGGITYVVSDIMVDADYQRKGYASLIMKEIDRYFEENTFEDSYICLIANHPADLLYHKYNFQYLPDDKCGMLRTPTYKNRV
- a CDS encoding helix-turn-helix transcriptional regulator is translated as MKNLEAVTAAIQYIENNLAIEKMNLDMISTALHYSKYHLHRIFTNTVGLSIHDYVQRRQLTEAARLLVFTNRPILDIAVISGYDSQQAFSNAFKDMYKMSPLQFRKNNTFYPLQLEYSFNIQGEACILQGKNNNREIRIVNETDISIWLNLVHLAIDGFPNLRDEEHLTALKKYIASKRAFLITESDIAIGGMMFNSNTGSIDFLAVHPLYEKQAVFQTFLTVVAGNLEKNKEISITTFREGDKADTGYRRILKTLGFKEAELLTEFGYPTQRMVLIKGGLHDR